aaaaaataatccactatcaactaccacctaataaaataataagtcaattaagtTGCTtaaaactctgtgccggtcaaacttgGACGAGTATTATGGGACATAGAGTAATCAACAATCTCCTCTAAAGTGGTACGGAATATGCTACAAATGTTCATTAATAGTCCCTCTGTTTCTGAAATTTGTTCCCATTTTTCGAAGTGAcgttctttttattattttcattatttttgttcttttcattgtgaatcttttctttttttctcacCAAAATGCCCTTACCTATCTAATTATTCTCATTAATTTCCCCACCACcttttttaattcattcacctgccttattttatgactttttaaataaaatatctctcctttctttctttctttctttcttggttcatttctctctctttcatttATTATAAAAGTAGAATCTTCTAACTTTAATTATTACTCTTACATCCCAATCAtactaaattttttatttttcttaatcccCTCTCCGATTCCAATTGAAAAGTACAAATGAAgtgagaaaatattaaaattttatatttgatAAATGTCTACCGTATCTCATTATTTGTATTTCACTTTTTCCATTATACCCATCCTCACTCAAAATGTTTCACTATTTGTCTTTCTCATGAACcctttttaaataattaaaaaacaaatcCGATAGGTGTTGCACGCACTCATTTTAAAATAAGTTATTGTACATCTAGATAACTTCTATtcaattttttgtattttttttaacatgttttgattaactaTGAAAGTAATTTTTATGGATAAACTCCTTAGAAGGAAATATGACTAACTTTATACATTATGAGTGATTTTTAAAGGAATACTTTTTAGCACAAAAATATAACTTTTACTTATACTGGGATAACCTTTAAACATTTTAGTGTAATTTTACATCGATCCTACGTTTGAAATAGCTACCCACTTTTAGTAAGTGGGTATACGAATAAGCTATGTGCatttaaaagtttttttttttaatataaaaaaacgCAAAAGTAGAGATTTCTATATTAGGAAAGCAAAACACTAAATCTGAGTAGATGATGAGCAAACCGCCCTTTTAAAAATTAGACTAGAACTCCTTACTCCTCCGTATTAATTTACTAGTCATTCTTGGCGTATTTGTAAATTGTAACGGTAACTTTCTCTCTAAACTCCCCTGTTTGGCAGTTTTATCATACCCTCAACAACCGACCTCTGTTTGTCTGTACTTCATCTTCCCCACTTCAACTTGTAAATTTCTAATTCTACCTCATTCAATTCAACGgctacccaaaaaaaaaaagcaaaagaaaatagatggaaaaagaaaaggaaataaaagaagGGGCATTGTTGAAAgataaagaagaagaagaagaaggggtaATAGTAATTCAATACTTAGAAGCTTCGATGTCGAATGAACTTCTTTGCAAATACGCCGACAACTCGGCTTTTGATTTCGACTACTCTCAAAGCTCTATTTGGTCCCCTTTGGTCCCTCGTTTTCACTCCTGTTTGAACCCTAAGTCTCCTGATTTCAATAGGCCCAGGCGCCTTTCTTTTGATAAAATCTCCTTGTCTACTCGAATTCAGAACAAGATTTCCACTTTTGGCTGCAATTTCAATGCCAGAGTTCAAAACAAGAAGATGAAGATGTTGAAGTTTAACAACAAGAATGATTCTTCTGGTTTTCAGTCTCCTCCTTCCCAAAAAAAGGTAAACTCTTTGCTTTGGTTTTTCTTCTGATTAGGTTCTGTTAGGCTTATTAGAGATCCAGATAAAATAAGTCCACATAAGTTAAGTTAAGATGATAAATCGAGTACAAGTAGAGGTTGTTATACTTGTGATGTTTGTgtgtttctttttaatttttattatctgATTGGTGAAAATTTGAATATGGATTCAGGGGTGGAAGAAGGTGTTGAAGATTACATCCAAACAATTCAAGAAAAAGAAGGATGATCATCATCGGCGTCAGCGTCAGCCCATCTCTCGTGTCACCCTTTCTGATTATTTACAGTGTCAGGATTTCTAGCATTTAGGAATGTTTAGTAAACTTGTAGGCTTGGGTGTTGTACTCTTGACTGATTTTTCAACTctcttcatttcatttattgtttaATGTAATGTTAATATGTTATTGATCAGATTAATGTTGCATCTACATTATCTTGCTTGGACATGGACCAAGCCGAGCCCTATACGTCTAAGCCTATACGTGCTGATCGAGCCATGCCAAAAGTTCTAAAAAAGCGGCGCTTGTGTTGTGTCAAATCGTCATGTCTATGCTTTTTTTTCACTCAATTTGACGTGGTTTATTGAActttttcccaaaaaagaaTGTGGCCCGGACCAAAGCTCATGATTTTGTGCTAGTGCTCGAAGGTAGTATTTTCGTGTTGAGCCGGTTTGACACGGTAATAGAGCTTCGAATTCACTTTCCTAGCATCCCCTAGCTACATGATCCGCTTCCTTCACCTCTTGCCTTGCTACCTTTCTTAGCAAACCCAATGAGTACATATTAGTCATCTTCATTACTGTGACTCCAAAGCTCTAGGACACTCTCCGAGTGTCTGAAGATGTGGTTTGCATCCTCTTCATTATTGGGACAACAAAGGCAATTGGAAATTAGGATTATGTTCCTATATGCTAGATGGCTAGCACAAGGTAATCTATCCCAATAGAGCAACCACATAAAGGTTATGATTTTGGGGGCACAATTGAAATTCAACACTTTGGGCCACTCCTGAACGTTGGCTAAGTGAGAGTGTGAGACATACTTTTATTCCACGTGTAATTGTAGATTTGTAGGTAGTTTTGAACAAACAAGCATAGCGTCGCGGACAAGCCTTGAGTCTTGATCCAGACCAGCCTACCCCATACGTAACAACcattacacacaacaattatAGAGTTTATGATACTAACCTACAATAAGATATAACAAGACATTTATCAATAAAGACACACAGACGCTGAGACGCATGGGAGTTGTCTAGCTCTTAATCTCGAACAAATGTAAACAGGCCGCGGTGACAATATTGTTGCTAACTAGGTTAGCTCTCGTGCATTGCACGGTTAAGATAATTTTCTTGTGTACATTTGTTTttgaattataaaaatttatataCTCTTTATAGTTTATATTGAAATCTGAGTCGAATAGCTACAATAATACTACGAAGTATTTTGATTTCTTCTTTAAGTGAGAATCAATACTTCATATAATTGAATAAAGTACTTCGTATTTGCTTTCACTAATAAAATAGGACATAATTATTTCATTAGGATGGCGTATTCTTAAAAGTAGTCGATCCAATACAGTACTTGGTTTGTTGGTAGCTCCATTGACATCAACGGCATggtgaaagaaagaaaaagaacatttactTGGAAAGAATTGCATTGAGAATAAATCAAATGACTAAGAAAAATAATGGAATCTTAATGGGTTTAGTGGAAGGAATACACTTAAGAATACACTGTAAATTAGTACAGGAGAGAGGAAGTGggaaaattgaaaattgtgaaGCTTAATTTGACATTTTGTTAAAC
This genomic stretch from Spinacia oleracea cultivar Varoflay chromosome 3, BTI_SOV_V1, whole genome shotgun sequence harbors:
- the LOC110799060 gene encoding uncharacterized protein, producing MEKEKEIKEGALLKDKEEEEEGVIVIQYLEASMSNELLCKYADNSAFDFDYSQSSIWSPLVPRFHSCLNPKSPDFNRPRRLSFDKISLSTRIQNKISTFGCNFNARVQNKKMKMLKFNNKNDSSGFQSPPSQKKGWKKVLKITSKQFKKKKDDHHRRQRQPISRVTLSDYLQCQDF